A portion of the Celeribacter baekdonensis genome contains these proteins:
- a CDS encoding Hint domain-containing protein — MAVIAVWDLQDISFTGTPFHSNATADLSDVGTSFVIGSGPQHLEVTDDEGIFEDADSSQDLTNSTTLGGTTFAAGTGVENEYSYIVRPVGGATDGSEDVTIYAFEVSGDVLGMASDGYLTPGVTYEIIARDSSDPQVAYADMFVCFGAGMRIQTPDGPRRVETLRVGDRVMTRDHGPRPILWRGASVVPGRGSQAAICFGPQARLALGASAGGELPDGGLITSPHHRMFWTDADLGPRLVPAKAFVGWKDVRRLPRARQTYVHLLLERHVLLRAEGFWCESFNPGPQALRQLSPNQRAEVMALCPRARVSRAFRDLFPVERVGPFRRRLGLAPLRSHAGAEHSVHRPEGTQKQAPHDARPVV; from the coding sequence ATGGCGGTTATTGCCGTTTGGGATCTTCAGGACATTTCCTTTACCGGAACGCCGTTTCATTCCAATGCAACGGCGGATTTAAGCGATGTTGGTACAAGTTTTGTCATCGGGTCCGGTCCACAGCATCTTGAGGTCACGGATGATGAGGGGATTTTCGAAGACGCTGATTCCTCTCAGGATCTAACCAATTCAACGACGTTGGGCGGGACGACCTTTGCCGCGGGCACAGGAGTTGAGAATGAATATTCCTATATCGTGCGCCCGGTTGGTGGCGCAACGGATGGGTCCGAAGATGTCACCATCTATGCCTTTGAAGTGTCGGGCGATGTTTTGGGTATGGCCTCTGACGGTTATCTTACGCCCGGCGTCACCTATGAAATCATCGCCCGCGACAGCAGTGATCCACAGGTGGCCTATGCAGATATGTTTGTGTGTTTTGGCGCCGGAATGCGCATTCAAACCCCGGATGGGCCCCGCCGGGTTGAAACCTTGCGTGTGGGAGACCGCGTGATGACGCGCGATCATGGACCCCGGCCGATCCTATGGCGCGGGGCCTCTGTGGTGCCGGGGCGGGGATCACAGGCCGCCATTTGCTTTGGACCGCAGGCCCGTCTTGCGTTGGGGGCGTCTGCGGGGGGCGAGCTGCCGGATGGTGGGTTGATCACCAGTCCCCACCATCGCATGTTTTGGACGGATGCCGATCTTGGTCCCCGGCTTGTCCCGGCCAAGGCCTTTGTCGGATGGAAAGATGTCCGGCGGTTACCGCGTGCGCGTCAGACCTATGTCCATTTGCTGTTGGAGCGCCATGTTTTGTTGCGGGCTGAGGGGTTTTGGTGCGAAAGCTTCAATCCGGGGCCGCAAGCCCTTCGGCAATTGTCACCAAATCAGCGCGCCGAGGTGATGGCTCTGTGCCCGCGGGCGCGTGTCTCGCGGGCCTTTCGCGATCTTTTCCCGGTTGAGCGGGTCGGCCCGTTTCGGCGTCGTCTCGGCCTTGCGCCGCTTAGATCGCATGCGGGCGCTGAGCATTCGGTGCATAGACCCGAGGGCACACAAAAACAGGCCCCGCATGATGCGAGGCCTGTCGTCTGA
- a CDS encoding NAD(P)/FAD-dependent oxidoreductase has translation MEQFDTIIIGAGAAGLFCAKFAAAKGARVLVVDHAKRPAEKVRISGGGRCNFTNLDAGPDNYLSQNPHFAKSALARYTQWDFIDLLAQHGITWHEKTLGQLFCDGKSAAIVDMLLHEARAAELRLSTTVDEVVRDGTDDTGFRVTLSGRPVHARHLVIASGGKSIPKMGATGLGYQIATQFNVPLIETRPGLVPLTFGPQDLDWIVPLAGTALDARVGAGGTSFDEALLFTHRGLSGPAVLQVSNYWREGEEIRVDLLPARAAFDALKAARAENGRRHMHTALSLLFPAKLAAALAQKWNLTGNLADQSDAKLRALADLIHALPLNPTGSEGYRTAEVTLGGVDTDALSSKTMEAKSVPGLYFIGEVVDVTGWLGGYNFQWAWASAAACGRAIADRS, from the coding sequence ATGGAACAGTTTGACACGATCATCATCGGCGCAGGCGCAGCAGGGTTGTTTTGCGCCAAATTTGCAGCCGCCAAAGGCGCGCGGGTTTTGGTCGTGGATCACGCCAAACGCCCGGCGGAAAAGGTGCGGATTTCTGGCGGCGGACGCTGTAATTTCACCAATTTGGACGCAGGGCCGGACAATTACCTGTCGCAAAACCCGCATTTCGCCAAATCGGCTTTGGCGCGCTACACTCAATGGGATTTCATCGACCTTTTGGCCCAGCATGGCATCACCTGGCATGAAAAGACCCTTGGCCAGTTGTTTTGCGATGGCAAATCCGCCGCCATTGTGGACATGCTTCTGCATGAGGCCCGCGCCGCCGAGCTGCGCCTGTCCACCACCGTGGACGAGGTCGTCCGTGATGGTACAGACGACACAGGGTTTCGCGTCACGCTCTCGGGCCGCCCGGTCCATGCGCGTCACCTTGTGATCGCTTCAGGCGGCAAATCCATTCCCAAAATGGGGGCGACCGGGTTGGGCTATCAGATTGCCACACAATTCAATGTGCCGCTCATTGAGACCCGCCCCGGCTTGGTGCCCCTCACGTTCGGTCCGCAAGATTTGGACTGGATCGTGCCCTTGGCTGGCACAGCGCTTGACGCGCGTGTCGGAGCGGGCGGCACATCTTTTGACGAGGCTCTCCTGTTCACCCATCGCGGCCTCTCAGGGCCAGCGGTGCTACAGGTGTCGAATTATTGGCGCGAAGGCGAAGAGATCCGCGTCGATCTCCTGCCCGCCCGTGCCGCCTTTGACGCCCTAAAAGCCGCGCGCGCCGAGAATGGCCGCCGCCACATGCACACGGCCCTCTCGCTGTTGTTCCCGGCCAAACTGGCCGCCGCTCTGGCGCAAAAATGGAACCTCACGGGCAATCTCGCCGATCAATCCGACGCCAAACTGCGCGCTTTGGCCGACCTGATCCACGCCCTGCCCCTCAACCCCACCGGCTCGGAGGGCTACCGCACCGCCGAGGTCACGTTGGGCGGCGTTGACACAGACGCGCTCTCGTCCAAAACCATGGAGGCCAAATCCGTGCCGGGGCTTTATTTTATCGGCGAAGTCGTCGATGTCACCGGCTGGCTTGGCGGTTACAATTTCCAATGGGCCTGGGCCTCTGCGGCCGCCTGTGGTCGCGCAATCGCAGATCGGAGCTGA
- the xth gene encoding exodeoxyribonuclease III yields MKIASFNINGIKARVEALQEWLKEAEPDVAILQEIKSVDENFPRDLFEDMGYNVETHGQKSFNGVALLSKLPLEDVSRGLPGATGAGRDGEDDIEARYIEATVVGDTQAIRICGLYLPNGNPVDLTPEGTPVPGSKYDFKLKWFDRLEARACELMREEQPFLMAGDFNLIPQPEDAKRPEAWKDDALFRLDSRAAFRRLMNLGFTDALRVKNNAPETYTFWDYQGGAFDKNDGIRIDHFLLSPQAADLLRDCQIDAYTRAKAKPSDHVPIWVDLDL; encoded by the coding sequence ATGAAAATCGCCAGTTTCAACATCAACGGCATCAAAGCCCGCGTCGAGGCGTTGCAAGAGTGGCTGAAAGAGGCCGAACCCGATGTGGCGATCTTGCAAGAGATCAAATCGGTCGACGAAAACTTCCCCCGCGACCTCTTTGAGGACATGGGCTATAACGTTGAAACCCATGGCCAAAAATCCTTCAATGGCGTGGCGCTCCTGTCCAAATTACCGCTCGAAGACGTCAGCCGTGGCTTGCCGGGTGCGACAGGTGCGGGCCGCGACGGCGAAGACGACATCGAGGCGCGCTATATCGAGGCCACGGTGGTCGGTGACACCCAGGCGATCCGCATTTGCGGCCTCTACCTGCCCAACGGCAATCCGGTCGATCTCACGCCTGAGGGCACGCCTGTGCCCGGTTCAAAATATGACTTTAAACTGAAATGGTTCGACCGGCTTGAAGCCCGCGCGTGTGAATTGATGCGCGAGGAACAGCCGTTTCTCATGGCGGGCGACTTCAACCTGATCCCGCAGCCCGAGGACGCGAAACGCCCCGAGGCGTGGAAAGACGATGCGCTGTTTCGCCTCGACTCCCGTGCCGCCTTTCGCCGCTTGATGAACCTTGGCTTTACCGATGCGCTGCGGGTCAAAAACAACGCGCCTGAGACCTACACATTCTGGGACTACCAAGGTGGCGCGTTTGACAAAAACGATGGCATCCGCATCGACCATTTCCTGCTCTCGCCGCAAGCCGCCGACCTGCTGCGCGATTGCCAGATTGATGCCTATACCCGCGCCAAAGCCAAGCCCTCGGACCATGTGCCGATCTGGGTTGATCTAGACCTCTGA
- the der gene encoding ribosome biogenesis GTPase Der: MSFSLAIVGRPNVGKSTLFNRLVGRRLALVDDQPGVTRDLREGEARLIDLRFTVIDTAGLEEATDESLQGRMRKLTERAVDMADICLFMIDARVGILPADEIFAEILRKRAKHVILAANKAEGKAGEGGLLEAYALGLGEPLRLSAEHGEGMHELYDALLPLSKEFDERAASEAPVTDIELSEEEAALGEDFEEGDEAGFSRDFTLDKPLQIAVVGRPNAGKSTLINKLLGEERLLTGPEAGITRDSISVTMTWNETPVRVFDTAGMRKKAKVQEKLEKLSVSDGLRAVKFAEVVVVLLDVSIPFEQQDLRIADLAEREGRAVVIAVNKWDEETDKSNKAKALREEFTRLLPQLRGAQLVTVSALTGKNLDKLQEAILNAHAVWNRRVSTAKLNNWLGAMTTAHPPPAPGGRRIKLRYMTQVKARPPQFVVMCSHPEELNDSYKRYLINGLREDFDMPGTPIRLFFRSQGDKNPFKNKTKSMPSRLRKHLGKDRADAPKVQKQRPPKR; encoded by the coding sequence ATGAGTTTTTCGCTTGCCATCGTTGGCCGTCCCAATGTGGGCAAATCGACCCTGTTCAACCGTCTGGTTGGGCGGCGTTTGGCGCTTGTGGATGACCAGCCGGGGGTGACCCGTGACCTGCGCGAAGGCGAGGCGCGCCTGATTGATCTGCGCTTTACCGTGATTGACACCGCCGGGCTTGAGGAAGCCACTGATGAATCGCTTCAGGGTCGGATGCGCAAGCTCACCGAGCGTGCGGTCGATATGGCCGACATTTGCCTGTTTATGATTGACGCCCGCGTGGGCATTTTGCCCGCTGACGAAATTTTTGCCGAAATCCTGCGCAAACGCGCCAAACATGTGATTTTGGCGGCCAATAAGGCCGAGGGAAAGGCCGGTGAAGGCGGGCTTTTGGAGGCCTATGCTTTGGGTCTGGGCGAGCCTTTGCGCCTCTCTGCCGAACATGGCGAGGGCATGCATGAGCTGTATGACGCGCTGTTGCCGCTCTCGAAAGAATTCGACGAACGCGCGGCCTCCGAGGCGCCTGTGACCGATATTGAACTGTCCGAGGAAGAAGCCGCGCTTGGCGAGGATTTCGAAGAGGGCGATGAGGCCGGATTTTCGCGCGACTTCACCCTTGATAAGCCGCTGCAAATCGCCGTTGTTGGTCGTCCGAACGCCGGGAAATCCACGCTGATCAATAAGTTGCTCGGTGAAGAGCGGCTTTTGACCGGGCCAGAAGCGGGCATCACCCGCGACAGTATTTCTGTGACGATGACGTGGAACGAGACGCCCGTGCGGGTGTTTGACACGGCGGGGATGCGCAAAAAGGCCAAGGTTCAGGAAAAGCTTGAGAAACTCTCGGTCTCTGACGGGCTGCGCGCGGTGAAATTCGCCGAAGTGGTCGTCGTGTTGCTCGATGTGTCGATCCCGTTTGAACAACAAGACCTGCGCATTGCCGATCTCGCGGAACGCGAAGGCCGCGCGGTGGTGATCGCCGTCAACAAATGGGACGAAGAGACCGATAAATCCAACAAAGCCAAGGCGTTGCGTGAAGAGTTCACCCGGCTTTTGCCACAGTTGCGCGGCGCGCAATTGGTGACGGTGTCGGCGCTGACCGGTAAGAATCTGGACAAGCTGCAAGAGGCGATTTTGAATGCGCATGCGGTGTGGAACCGTCGTGTCTCCACCGCCAAGCTCAACAATTGGCTGGGCGCGATGACCACGGCACACCCGCCGCCCGCGCCCGGTGGCCGCCGGATCAAGCTGCGCTACATGACCCAAGTCAAAGCCCGCCCGCCGCAATTCGTGGTGATGTGCAGCCATCCCGAGGAATTGAACGACAGCTATAAACGCTATCTGATCAATGGTTTGCGTGAAGATTTTGATATGCCCGGCACGCCGATCCGGCTGTTTTTCCGCTCACAAGGCGACAAGAACCCGTTCAAGAACAAAACCAAATCCATGCCCTCGCGCCTGCGCAAGCACCTCGGAAAAGACCGTGCCGACGCGCCAAAGGTCCAAAAACAGCGCCCGCCAAAACGCTGA
- a CDS encoding PQQ-like beta-propeller repeat protein, which translates to MIGQAGKAGLFCAVLALTACGAGREEILSGQRLDPREGLVFGSVQTATANQVEKISLGQQVSRAEWTTTGAGRLHASGHNAFTSGTPALAWTAPIGQGNSRKLRLTVDPVAANGLVVAMDSAAQLTAVSAASGAPVWSVDLTPAGEKPGKASGGALAIEGSTVYATIGYGDLIALDLTTGAIKWRQSLDAVGASGLAVYDGLVYVVAGDGQGWAVKTSDGRVKWQISGPETVTSRVGAASPVVTDRMVVFPFASGDLYGAFRKGGIRMWSASLAGQRKGVVYANISDITSDPVVVGPTMYVGNQAGRYAAFDVETGARKWTADEGAYSPATVIGGSVFIVTDRNALVRLSASTGARVWSVQLPFFTTDKERKRKDVFAHYGPVAAGGKLWVASNDAVLRGFDPASGALVASVALPKGAASDPIVVGA; encoded by the coding sequence ATGATCGGTCAGGCAGGGAAAGCGGGGCTCTTTTGTGCCGTGCTGGCACTTACGGCATGTGGGGCAGGGCGCGAAGAGATCCTTTCAGGGCAGCGCCTTGATCCGCGCGAAGGCTTGGTCTTTGGCTCCGTTCAGACCGCGACGGCCAACCAAGTTGAAAAAATCTCCCTTGGCCAACAGGTCAGCCGCGCCGAATGGACCACAACCGGCGCTGGACGGTTGCATGCCTCCGGTCACAATGCCTTTACCTCTGGCACGCCCGCGCTTGCGTGGACCGCGCCGATTGGCCAAGGCAACTCGCGCAAACTGCGCCTCACCGTTGATCCGGTTGCCGCGAACGGTTTGGTTGTGGCGATGGATTCGGCGGCGCAATTGACCGCCGTGTCTGCCGCCTCTGGTGCGCCGGTGTGGTCGGTCGATCTGACGCCCGCGGGCGAGAAACCCGGCAAGGCCTCTGGCGGAGCTTTGGCGATTGAGGGTTCGACCGTTTACGCCACCATCGGTTACGGCGACCTGATCGCTTTGGATTTGACCACCGGCGCGATCAAATGGCGGCAATCCTTGGATGCCGTGGGGGCCTCTGGTCTCGCGGTCTATGATGGTTTGGTCTATGTGGTTGCGGGCGATGGCCAGGGCTGGGCGGTGAAAACCTCCGATGGTCGGGTCAAATGGCAAATCAGCGGCCCCGAAACCGTGACCTCGCGCGTCGGCGCCGCCTCCCCGGTTGTCACCGACCGTATGGTGGTCTTCCCCTTTGCCTCCGGCGATCTCTACGGCGCGTTCCGCAAAGGTGGCATCCGCATGTGGTCCGCCTCTCTGGCTGGCCAACGCAAAGGCGTGGTCTACGCCAATATCTCTGACATCACATCCGATCCTGTGGTCGTTGGCCCGACGATGTATGTCGGCAACCAAGCCGGGCGCTATGCCGCTTTTGACGTCGAAACCGGCGCGCGCAAATGGACGGCGGATGAGGGGGCCTATAGCCCGGCCACGGTGATCGGTGGATCGGTGTTTATCGTCACCGATCGCAACGCTTTGGTTCGGCTCTCGGCCTCTACAGGCGCGCGGGTCTGGTCGGTGCAATTGCCGTTTTTCACCACGGATAAAGAACGCAAACGCAAAGATGTCTTTGCCCATTACGGGCCTGTGGCGGCGGGTGGCAAGCTTTGGGTTGCCTCCAATGACGCGGTGCTGCGGGGCTTTGATCCGGCCTCCGGCGCACTGGTCGCCTCTGTCGCCTTGCCGAAAGGCGCGGCCTCCGATCCGATCGTGGTGGGGGCGTGA
- a CDS encoding efflux RND transporter periplasmic adaptor subunit — protein sequence MRIVSIVIALLVTVALYFFVFERDRLTDFAATDSTATGAQTETTAQAESEFATPAQKTMGEAHPVSVVARHSTAQTLTNAVVVRGETEAAREVNVTAETSGRVVNAPLRKGAYVQVGQTLCELDLGTREATLAQAKAGFAQAEVALANARKLAEGGYASETQILTAEAGIESARAAVAIATRDIENVTIKAPFAGLLESDTAELGTFLSSGAACATVIQLDPIKLVGYAPEADVAAIEVGALAGARLISGRDVTGRVTFLSRSADPSTRTFRVEVEIPNPDFTIRDGQTVEMAISAAGLAAHLVPQSALTLDDQGQIGLRIVGADSRAEFAPVTVLRDTLEGIWVAGLADEVDIIVVGQDFVTAGVLVEPHYEDDPAAADADTQMESGQ from the coding sequence ATGCGTATTGTTTCCATCGTTATCGCCCTGCTTGTTACCGTCGCTCTGTATTTCTTTGTCTTTGAGCGGGATCGGCTGACCGATTTTGCCGCCACAGACAGCACGGCCACCGGGGCACAAACTGAAACCACCGCACAGGCAGAATCAGAGTTTGCAACGCCGGCGCAAAAAACCATGGGCGAGGCACATCCGGTGTCTGTGGTCGCGCGCCACTCCACCGCGCAGACCCTGACAAATGCAGTGGTCGTGCGTGGCGAAACCGAAGCGGCGCGCGAGGTCAATGTGACAGCGGAAACCTCCGGTCGTGTGGTCAACGCCCCGCTGCGCAAAGGGGCCTATGTGCAGGTCGGCCAAACGCTTTGCGAGCTTGATCTGGGTACCCGCGAGGCGACATTGGCCCAAGCCAAGGCCGGGTTTGCACAGGCTGAGGTGGCGCTGGCCAATGCCCGCAAACTGGCCGAAGGGGGCTATGCCTCCGAGACCCAAATCCTGACCGCCGAGGCCGGGATCGAAAGTGCGCGGGCCGCAGTCGCCATTGCCACCCGTGACATTGAAAACGTCACCATCAAAGCGCCCTTCGCCGGGCTGTTGGAAAGTGACACCGCCGAGCTTGGCACATTCTTATCCTCTGGCGCCGCCTGCGCCACGGTGATCCAACTGGATCCGATCAAACTGGTTGGCTACGCCCCTGAGGCAGACGTGGCGGCGATTGAAGTCGGTGCTTTGGCTGGGGCGCGGTTGATCTCGGGCCGCGACGTCACCGGCCGCGTCACGTTTTTGTCGCGCTCCGCCGATCCGTCGACCCGCACGTTCCGGGTTGAGGTCGAAATCCCCAACCCGGATTTCACCATCCGCGATGGGCAGACCGTTGAAATGGCGATCTCGGCGGCCGGTCTGGCCGCGCATCTGGTGCCGCAATCGGCGCTGACCTTGGATGATCAGGGCCAAATCGGGCTGCGGATCGTGGGCGCGGACAGTCGCGCCGAATTCGCCCCGGTCACCGTGCTGCGCGACACGCTTGAGGGCATTTGGGTCGCGGGTCTGGCCGATGAGGTCGACATCATCGTTGTCGGTCAGGATTTTGTCACAGCCGGGGTTTTGGTTGAACCGCATTATGAGGATGACCCCGCCGCGGCAGACGCAGACACCCAGATGGAGAGCGGCCAATGA
- a CDS encoding class I SAM-dependent methyltransferase yields MMKDVPSLLEATQANKAAWEASAPLHGTGAGWEALLKAASEPGFSTFDTCLAQTLGALDLSGKRAVQIGCNNGRELLSLASFGAVPAVGIDHSGAFLAQARLLSEAAKLTPEWIEANVYELPSDMRRFDFALITIGVLNWMPDLARFFEIVAGLMAPGAQLVIYETHPVMEMFDPVAEQPHEPAFSYFQQVPHRQDEMFSYDGQDHGTGTTSYWFPHALGEIVTSCIRAGLHIERLTEHGHSNREPEYDLYEGRAAQIPMSYTLVARRAG; encoded by the coding sequence ATGATGAAAGACGTTCCCAGCCTGTTAGAGGCGACACAGGCCAACAAAGCCGCCTGGGAAGCCTCTGCGCCTCTGCATGGGACGGGCGCAGGGTGGGAGGCGCTGCTCAAAGCGGCGTCGGAACCGGGGTTCTCGACCTTTGACACCTGCTTGGCGCAGACACTCGGGGCGCTTGATCTCTCGGGCAAACGGGCGGTGCAGATTGGCTGTAACAATGGGCGCGAACTGTTGTCTTTGGCGAGCTTTGGCGCGGTGCCTGCGGTGGGGATCGACCATTCCGGGGCCTTTCTGGCGCAGGCACGTCTGCTATCAGAGGCCGCAAAGCTCACGCCTGAGTGGATCGAGGCGAATGTATACGAGTTGCCGTCCGACATGCGCAGGTTCGATTTTGCGCTGATCACCATCGGTGTGCTCAACTGGATGCCCGATCTGGCGCGGTTTTTCGAGATTGTTGCGGGGCTGATGGCGCCCGGCGCCCAGCTGGTGATCTATGAGACCCATCCGGTGATGGAAATGTTCGACCCGGTGGCGGAGCAGCCGCATGAACCGGCGTTCAGTTATTTCCAACAAGTGCCGCATAGACAAGACGAGATGTTCAGCTATGACGGCCAAGATCACGGCACGGGGACGACCAGCTATTGGTTCCCGCACGCGTTGGGCGAGATTGTGACCTCCTGTATCCGAGCCGGGTTACACATCGAGCGGCTGACGGAACATGGGCACAGCAATCGCGAACCGGAGTATGACCTTTATGAAGGCCGCGCCGCGCAAATTCCGATGAGCTATACATTGGTTGCGCGGCGCGCAGGCTAG
- a CDS encoding inositol monophosphatase family protein, producing the protein MSASTNPESCEDIALRLVNVAHPLAKSYFRTSLTVDRKADSSPVTEAGRAIEQSMQAVLGAICPDHVILGEEFGLSGEDARSLWGLDPIDGTKASSPVVRCLARLLPCLRTDIRFGGIDMPMFGETWVGQRGETTRLNGAACHISGTTRLKEAVFSEASPDQFTPHAHRLFDALSHACAARRFGGIATAMAC; encoded by the coding sequence ATGAGTGCGTCCACCAACCCTGAGAGTTGTGAAGACATTGCCTTGCGTCTGGTTAACGTCGCACACCCCTTGGCCAAATCATATTTCCGCACATCGTTGACGGTCGACCGAAAGGCCGACAGCAGCCCGGTGACCGAGGCGGGGCGGGCCATTGAACAGAGCATGCAAGCCGTGTTGGGCGCGATTTGCCCGGATCATGTCATCTTGGGCGAAGAATTTGGTCTCAGCGGCGAGGATGCGCGCTCTCTTTGGGGGCTCGACCCGATTGATGGCACCAAAGCTTCATCTCCGGTGGTCCGTTGTTTGGCACGCTTATTGCCCTGCTTGAGGACGGACATCCGATTTGGGGGGATCGACATGCCCATGTTTGGGGAAACCTGGGTCGGCCAGAGGGGCGAAACAACCCGCCTGAACGGCGCGGCCTGTCACATCTCTGGCACCACCCGCCTGAAAGAGGCGGTGTTTTCCGAAGCGTCACCCGACCAATTCACGCCGCACGCGCACCGCCTCTTTGATGCGCTGAGCCACGCCTGTGCGGCGCGTCGGTTCGGGGGGATTGCCACAGCTATGGCGTGTTGA
- a CDS encoding DeoR/GlpR family DNA-binding transcription regulator encodes MARTHRQEQILAFLAARGKAAISSLAEEFEVSDETIRRDLKLLSGEGLVEKFHGGVRLPMPRAEAPFERRLLENAAAKTAIAARTAAHMREGATLLLDNSTTACFLAKELTRREPMTILTISLEVAQILNSGGGQHRVILPGGELRASDRTLTGASTIHYLSSFSPSYFVMSVVAGSPSGCQDFDLFEVEFKRAMISRADETILMMDASKFSKSGLIHVCDWSEVDVMVTDGAPPEITEQIDHGHLLLVPPAQGDTA; translated from the coding sequence ATGGCACGCACGCACAGACAGGAGCAAATCCTCGCGTTTCTCGCAGCGCGGGGGAAGGCGGCGATTTCCTCTTTGGCAGAAGAATTTGAAGTCTCGGATGAAACCATTCGGCGCGATCTCAAACTTCTTTCGGGCGAGGGGTTGGTGGAGAAATTCCATGGCGGTGTTCGCCTTCCGATGCCGCGCGCCGAGGCTCCCTTTGAGCGTCGTTTGTTGGAAAATGCTGCCGCCAAAACTGCCATAGCCGCCCGCACCGCGGCTCACATGCGCGAGGGTGCAACGCTGCTTTTGGACAATTCGACGACGGCGTGTTTTTTGGCAAAGGAACTGACCCGGCGCGAACCGATGACGATCCTGACCATTTCGCTGGAGGTGGCCCAGATTTTAAACTCTGGTGGGGGACAGCACCGCGTGATCTTGCCGGGCGGCGAATTGCGCGCCTCCGATCGAACGCTGACCGGGGCCAGCACGATCCACTATCTCTCAAGCTTCTCTCCCAGTTATTTCGTGATGTCTGTGGTGGCCGGATCGCCCAGCGGGTGTCAGGATTTTGATCTGTTCGAGGTCGAATTCAAACGCGCCATGATTTCGCGGGCGGATGAAACGATCCTGATGATGGATGCGAGTAAGTTTAGCAAATCCGGTCTGATCCATGTCTGCGACTGGTCGGAGGTCGATGTCATGGTCACTGATGGCGCGCCGCCCGAGATCACTGAACAGATTGATCACGGCCATTTGTTGTTGGTGCCTCCGGCGCAGGGAGACACCGCATGA
- a CDS encoding ABC transporter ATP-binding protein encodes MATVQLTNICKSYGDRKTVHDINLTIEDREFMVMVGPSGCGKSTTLRMIAGLEDITSGQLLIDGRDVTDAQPQKRDIAMVFQSYALYPHMTAYRNMAFGLMKTTRLSKAEIDTRIRDAAEILSITDLLDRRPKELSGGERQRVAIGRALVRKPKVFLFDEPLSNLDAKLRNRMRAELKRLHQELGLTVIYVTHDQIEAMTLGTRVAMLSQGALQQVGAPMDIYMRPSNTFVATFIGSPEMALIPCRAENGKLGHANFTNDLTLGRDLPPDVMIGLRPEEVTLSNTGMARARVERTELIGAEALVEVAFGADRMIVKSPVLGAPVAGDEVGLNFDLDRLRLFDRGTGQAIMADV; translated from the coding sequence ATGGCGACCGTCCAACTGACGAATATTTGCAAATCCTATGGGGATCGCAAAACCGTACATGACATCAACCTGACCATCGAGGACCGTGAATTCATGGTGATGGTGGGCCCCTCGGGCTGTGGCAAATCCACGACGCTGCGGATGATTGCGGGGCTTGAGGACATCACATCAGGTCAGCTTTTGATCGACGGGCGCGATGTCACCGACGCCCAACCCCAAAAACGCGACATTGCGATGGTGTTTCAATCCTACGCGCTTTATCCGCATATGACCGCCTATCGGAACATGGCCTTTGGCCTGATGAAAACCACGCGCCTGTCAAAGGCCGAAATCGACACCCGTATTCGCGATGCGGCTGAGATCCTGAGCATCACCGACCTGCTGGACCGACGCCCAAAAGAATTGTCGGGTGGCGAGCGTCAGCGCGTTGCCATTGGCCGCGCTTTGGTGCGCAAACCCAAGGTGTTTCTTTTCGACGAACCTTTGTCGAACTTGGATGCCAAGCTGCGCAATCGCATGCGGGCGGAGCTTAAGCGGCTCCATCAGGAATTGGGGTTGACGGTGATCTATGTCACCCATGATCAGATCGAGGCGATGACATTGGGCACCCGCGTTGCGATGCTGTCCCAAGGTGCGCTGCAACAGGTGGGAGCGCCGATGGACATCTATATGCGCCCGAGCAACACCTTTGTCGCCACCTTTATTGGCAGCCCTGAAATGGCGTTGATCCCCTGTCGGGCTGAGAATGGCAAACTTGGCCACGCCAATTTCACCAATGATTTAACGTTGGGACGTGACCTGCCGCCGGACGTGATGATCGGGCTGCGTCCCGAAGAAGTGACCCTTTCTAACACCGGCATGGCCCGCGCACGGGTGGAGCGCACTGAATTGATTGGCGCTGAGGCTCTGGTAGAGGTTGCTTTTGGTGCGGATCGGATGATTGTCAAAAGTCCGGTTTTGGGCGCGCCCGTTGCAGGGGATGAGGTTGGCTTGAATTTCGATCTTGATCGCTTGAGGCTCTTTGATAGGGGCACAGGTCAAGCAATCATGGCTGATGTCTGA